The Deinococcus wulumuqiensis R12 genome has a window encoding:
- a CDS encoding prepilin-type N-terminal cleavage/methylation domain-containing protein has protein sequence MFGMNAHSQGFTLIELLVIMAIMGILAALLVPNLLSARQAANNSATLTFVRNVASLAEAQRAANNGVTSFATLTACTPTLAPNLPGNVDTCEFYQDANSTYILAKSKTGMFFQFDGVRMLGPLASAPTSW, from the coding sequence ATGTTCGGTATGAACGCCCACTCACAGGGTTTTACCCTGATCGAACTTCTCGTCATCATGGCTATCATGGGGATCCTGGCAGCCCTGTTGGTTCCCAACCTCCTTTCGGCCCGCCAAGCCGCGAACAACAGTGCCACGCTGACATTCGTTCGGAACGTAGCCAGCCTGGCCGAGGCGCAACGTGCAGCGAACAACGGAGTAACGTCGTTTGCCACCCTCACCGCCTGTACACCGACGCTGGCTCCCAACTTGCCGGGCAACGTGGACACCTGCGAGTTTTATCAGGACGCCAACAGCACATACATCCTGGCAAAATCAAAGACAGGTATGTTCTTCCAGTTCGATGGAGTAAGGATGCTGGGGCCGCTAGCGTCCGCTCCCACATCCTGGTAA
- a CDS encoding DUF72 domain-containing protein, whose amino-acid sequence MTVFVGTAGWGLSREQQALFGPGGSLLERYATRLSAAEINSSFYRPHRRSTYQKWAASVPEDFRFSVKVPKAVTHTAKLRECAGLLADFMEGVNGLGDKLGGLLVQLPPSLKYEPDVAADFFAALRQETPVPAVCEPRHATWFGGEADALLRQFHIGRVAADPARVPEAAGPGGFTGTVYYRWHGSPRMYYSAYSEAQLAQLAEQVRAQAGDVWVIFDNTASGAGVENTLRLRERLTPAP is encoded by the coding sequence ATGACCGTGTTCGTCGGCACGGCGGGCTGGGGCCTGAGCCGCGAGCAGCAGGCCCTCTTCGGACCCGGAGGCAGCTTGCTAGAACGCTACGCCACCCGGCTGAGCGCCGCCGAAATCAACTCGTCGTTCTACCGCCCGCACCGCCGCAGCACCTACCAGAAGTGGGCCGCCAGCGTCCCGGAGGATTTCCGCTTCAGCGTCAAGGTGCCCAAGGCCGTCACCCACACGGCCAAATTGCGTGAATGCGCGGGTCTTCTGGCCGACTTCATGGAAGGCGTGAACGGACTGGGGGACAAACTCGGCGGCCTGCTGGTGCAGTTGCCGCCGAGTCTGAAGTATGAGCCGGACGTCGCCGCCGATTTCTTCGCCGCCCTGCGCCAGGAAACCCCCGTGCCCGCCGTCTGCGAGCCGCGCCACGCCACCTGGTTCGGTGGGGAAGCCGACGCCCTGCTGCGCCAGTTCCACATCGGGAGGGTGGCTGCCGACCCCGCCCGCGTACCGGAAGCCGCCGGACCGGGCGGTTTTACAGGGACCGTCTACTACCGCTGGCACGGTTCGCCGCGCATGTATTACTCCGCCTATTCGGAGGCGCAGTTGGCCCAGTTGGCCGAGCAGGTGCGGGCGCAGGCGGGCGACGTGTGGGTCATCTTCGACAACACGGCGAGCGGGGCCGGGGTGGAAAATACCCTCCGGCTGCGGGAACGGCTGACGCCAGCCCCTTAG
- a CDS encoding SDR family oxidoreductase, whose amino-acid sequence MANLSSSTVMLTGAGGSLANAIAQELEDAGAQMVLVGRGEDLAWAADRYPAKEVFDLDLTDPASVETLRKVKVDTLVHTAGHYATQDIHKAGAEEYGDMFDSNMLTLFHAVQGVLPSMLKQKDGQILAVSAGQAARLSGPKAALYTASKAAVAAYVLSLHDELKGKGVRGCVLYPMGVVDTPENRDEGMKWDAMIDPRGLAKSVAHILSRPDRAHITELKVYPDED is encoded by the coding sequence ATGGCTAACCTCAGTTCCTCTACCGTGATGCTTACCGGCGCGGGCGGCTCACTCGCCAACGCCATCGCCCAGGAACTCGAAGATGCGGGCGCCCAGATGGTGCTCGTCGGGCGCGGCGAAGACCTCGCCTGGGCCGCCGACCGTTATCCGGCCAAAGAAGTGTTCGACCTCGACCTGACCGACCCGGCCAGCGTGGAGACGCTACGCAAGGTCAAGGTGGATACCCTGGTCCACACCGCCGGGCATTACGCGACGCAGGACATTCACAAAGCCGGTGCCGAGGAGTACGGCGACATGTTCGACTCCAACATGCTGACCCTGTTCCACGCGGTGCAGGGGGTACTGCCCTCCATGCTCAAGCAGAAGGACGGGCAGATTCTGGCGGTCAGCGCGGGGCAGGCCGCGCGGCTCAGTGGCCCCAAAGCCGCGCTGTACACGGCCAGCAAAGCGGCGGTGGCGGCCTATGTCCTGAGCCTGCACGACGAACTCAAGGGCAAGGGTGTGCGCGGCTGCGTGCTGTACCCGATGGGCGTGGTGGACACCCCCGAAAACCGGGACGAGGGCATGAAATGGGACGCCATGATCGACCCGCGCGGCCTCGCCAAGAGCGTGGCGCACATTCTCTCGCGCCCGGACCGCGCCCACATCACCGAACTCAAGGTCTACCCCGACGAGGACTGA
- a CDS encoding sulfite exporter TauE/SafE family protein, translating into MISAMMLAVIGVGLLAGVLGAILGLGGGVVVVPALEFVLPRFGHDITIGQAVAVSQIGVLAVGLSGAAAYLQQGLVRARTGYLLSPYTIIGGAAGSFLGLVLPARAVATVFALLLLYSAYNLLRGLKRVEVEREPSRLVPPAMTFAGVMSGLLGIGGGTVQVPVLNLLQGMPIRQAIATSTFIMGLTAVGNALVYQAGGLLDVKLAAGVALGVLLGAKAGASLQSRIPAAQLKLFFSLLLIFTAGQLLWKYWGHA; encoded by the coding sequence ATGATTTCGGCAATGATGCTGGCAGTCATCGGCGTGGGGCTGCTGGCCGGGGTCCTGGGCGCGATTCTGGGTCTGGGAGGCGGCGTGGTGGTCGTTCCGGCGCTGGAATTCGTGCTGCCGCGTTTCGGGCACGACATCACCATCGGTCAGGCGGTGGCTGTGTCGCAAATCGGGGTGCTGGCGGTGGGCCTGAGCGGCGCGGCGGCGTACCTGCAACAGGGCCTCGTCCGCGCCCGCACCGGCTACCTGCTTTCGCCCTACACCATTATCGGAGGGGCGGCAGGCAGTTTCCTGGGGCTGGTGCTGCCCGCCCGTGCGGTGGCGACCGTATTTGCTCTGCTGCTGCTGTACTCCGCCTACAACCTCCTGCGCGGCCTGAAACGGGTCGAGGTCGAGCGTGAGCCGTCGCGGCTGGTGCCGCCCGCCATGACCTTCGCGGGCGTCATGAGTGGCCTGCTGGGGATTGGTGGAGGCACGGTGCAGGTGCCGGTCCTCAACCTCCTGCAGGGCATGCCGATTCGTCAGGCCATTGCCACCTCGACCTTCATCATGGGCCTGACCGCTGTGGGCAACGCGCTGGTCTATCAGGCGGGCGGGCTGCTGGATGTCAAGCTCGCCGCCGGGGTCGCCCTGGGCGTGCTGCTGGGGGCCAAAGCCGGGGCGAGCCTCCAAAGTCGCATTCCCGCCGCGCAGCTCAAGCTGTTTTTCAGCCTGCTGCTGATTTTTACGGCGGGCCAACTGCTCTGGAAATACTGGGGGCACGCATGA
- a CDS encoding acyl-CoA dehydrogenase family protein: MERNTPDLNELMARIDLGKLGALAGKVDLAGILNAASNMNDKQLKQLSRALGVGGSGRQRVLPAADGDYYDYLDTLTDTQVEVAGRVHDFMRAEVLPIMNEYWSRDEFPRDLIGKMRDLDLLRSIWNEDGTRKPDATLIEGVVILEACRVDVSTAVFFGVHGGLATASIALGGDEEQKKRWLPDMLDMKKIGAFGLTEPEGGSQVSEGMRTTCRRDGDAWVINGEKKWIGNSTFSDFTVIWARDEDTSEVRGFVVEAGTPGYEVEKIQGKIALRMVENGHITLRDCRVPDANRLQAVQGWETVSQVLKLTRAGVAWQGVGCAMGAYELALAYAQTRKQFGKRIGEFQLIQNHLTHMLADVTGMLGMVMRLSHLADEGRMDDAHAALAKVHTAARCREVVARAREVFGGNGILLEHGVAKHFCDTEAIYSYEGTNEINTLVVGRAITGLSAFV, encoded by the coding sequence ATGGAACGCAACACGCCTGACCTCAATGAACTGATGGCCCGCATCGACCTCGGCAAGTTGGGGGCGCTGGCGGGCAAAGTCGACCTCGCCGGCATCCTCAACGCGGCCAGCAACATGAACGACAAGCAGCTCAAGCAGCTCAGCCGGGCGCTGGGCGTGGGCGGCAGCGGACGCCAGCGGGTGCTGCCCGCCGCCGACGGCGACTACTACGACTACCTCGACACCCTGACCGACACGCAGGTGGAGGTGGCCGGGCGCGTACACGACTTCATGCGGGCCGAAGTGCTGCCGATCATGAACGAGTACTGGAGCCGCGACGAGTTTCCCCGCGACCTCATCGGCAAGATGCGCGACCTTGACCTGCTGCGCTCCATCTGGAACGAGGACGGCACCCGCAAGCCCGACGCCACCCTGATCGAGGGCGTCGTCATTCTCGAAGCCTGCCGGGTGGACGTGTCCACGGCGGTGTTTTTCGGGGTGCACGGCGGACTCGCCACCGCGTCCATCGCACTCGGCGGCGACGAGGAGCAGAAGAAGCGCTGGCTGCCCGATATGCTCGACATGAAAAAAATCGGGGCTTTCGGCCTGACCGAACCCGAGGGCGGCTCGCAGGTCAGCGAGGGCATGCGGACCACCTGCCGCCGCGACGGGGACGCCTGGGTCATCAACGGCGAAAAGAAATGGATCGGCAACTCCACCTTTTCCGACTTCACCGTGATCTGGGCGCGTGACGAGGACACGAGCGAGGTGCGCGGCTTCGTCGTCGAGGCGGGCACCCCCGGCTACGAGGTCGAGAAGATTCAGGGCAAAATCGCGCTGCGGATGGTGGAAAACGGCCACATCACCCTCAGGGACTGCCGCGTGCCCGACGCCAACCGCCTGCAGGCCGTGCAGGGCTGGGAAACGGTGTCGCAGGTGCTCAAGCTCACCCGCGCCGGGGTGGCGTGGCAGGGCGTGGGCTGCGCGATGGGTGCCTACGAACTCGCGCTCGCCTACGCGCAGACCCGCAAGCAGTTCGGCAAACGCATCGGCGAATTTCAGCTGATCCAGAACCACCTGACCCACATGCTCGCCGACGTGACGGGCATGCTCGGTATGGTCATGCGCCTGTCTCACCTCGCTGACGAGGGCCGCATGGACGACGCCCACGCCGCGCTCGCCAAGGTCCACACCGCCGCCCGTTGCCGCGAGGTCGTGGCCCGCGCCCGTGAGGTCTTCGGCGGCAACGGCATCCTGCTCGAACACGGCGTCGCCAAGCATTTCTGCGACACCGAGGCCATCTACTCCTACGAGGGCACCAACGAGATCAACACCCTGGTGGTGGGCCGCGCCATCACTGGCCTGAGCGCCTTCGTCTGA
- a CDS encoding NUDIX domain-containing protein, whose amino-acid sequence MAGDQVKTQTQNGGQRRRRRRRSPPAPNQTPRPGQVTNTTAVPVPAAPKKRGQKKTPGEPRIGVGCIVLRGEEILLVRERGRWSLPKGGLEAGELIQDGARRETFEETGLVVELRDLAFIVEFQAQTWGHHLQFFYTGREVGGSLQPRDPDRDVQEARFIPIRQLREFIRFRPRLVALETWLRERRPRHFVFNLDKEPAMLRKRRRVGEGGVVVPLPGLDEADGEPDF is encoded by the coding sequence ATGGCGGGAGATCAGGTCAAAACGCAAACCCAGAACGGGGGCCAGCGCAGACGCAGGCGCCGCCGCTCTCCACCCGCGCCGAACCAGACGCCGCGCCCCGGACAGGTCACCAACACCACCGCCGTGCCGGTGCCCGCCGCGCCCAAGAAACGGGGGCAGAAAAAGACCCCCGGCGAGCCGCGTATCGGCGTGGGCTGCATCGTGCTGCGCGGCGAGGAAATCCTGCTGGTGCGCGAGCGGGGACGCTGGTCGCTGCCCAAGGGTGGCCTCGAAGCGGGCGAACTGATTCAGGACGGCGCACGCCGCGAAACCTTCGAGGAAACCGGGCTGGTCGTCGAACTGCGCGACCTCGCCTTCATCGTCGAGTTTCAGGCGCAGACCTGGGGGCATCACCTCCAGTTCTTCTACACCGGGCGCGAGGTGGGCGGCAGCCTGCAACCCCGCGACCCCGACCGCGACGTGCAGGAAGCCCGCTTTATTCCCATCCGGCAACTGCGCGAGTTCATCCGCTTCCGCCCGCGTCTGGTGGCGCTGGAGACCTGGCTGCGTGAGCGGCGGCCCCGGCACTTCGTCTTTAATCTGGACAAGGAACCCGCCATGCTCCGCAAGCGGCGGCGTGTGGGCGAGGGCGGCGTGGTGGTGCCGCTGCCGGGGCTGGACGAGGCCGACGGCGAGCCTGACTTTTAG
- a CDS encoding thiamine diphosphokinase, which produces MLAWILVGGRLTPTPALAALPAPALVVAADGGARHAAALGVGVDLWVGDFDSSAGVELDAPREVHPAAKDQTDAELAVSLAREKGAGELVFVGAFGGRFDHAAALLLGGVRLAREGLTVTLSSGDEWAWPLLPGRALELDVPAGITLSVLACTDLGGLTLSGVRWPLAGADIPLGSGWTLSNETRGQPGGAGPVRAELRSGHALVTALWSG; this is translated from the coding sequence ATGCTCGCCTGGATTCTGGTCGGCGGACGGCTGACCCCAACCCCCGCCCTCGCCGCGCTGCCTGCGCCTGCGCTGGTCGTCGCGGCGGATGGGGGCGCCCGGCACGCCGCCGCGCTGGGGGTGGGGGTGGACCTGTGGGTGGGCGACTTCGATTCCTCGGCGGGGGTGGAGCTGGACGCGCCGCGCGAGGTGCATCCGGCGGCCAAGGACCAGACCGACGCGGAACTGGCGGTGTCGCTTGCCCGCGAGAAGGGGGCGGGCGAACTGGTGTTCGTGGGGGCTTTCGGCGGGCGCTTCGACCACGCCGCGGCGCTGCTGCTCGGCGGTGTGCGGCTGGCGCGCGAGGGCTTGACAGTGACGCTGAGCAGCGGCGACGAATGGGCCTGGCCGCTGCTGCCGGGGCGGGCGCTTGAGCTGGATGTTCCCGCCGGCATCACCCTCAGCGTGCTCGCCTGCACGGACCTCGGTGGCCTGACGCTGAGCGGGGTGCGCTGGCCGCTGGCAGGGGCCGACATTCCCCTCGGCAGCGGCTGGACCTTGAGCAACGAGACGCGGGGACAGCCGGGAGGGGCCGGGCCGGTGCGTGCCGAACTGCGCAGCGGTCACGCGCTGGTGACGGCGCTCTGGTCAGGCTGA
- a CDS encoding O-antigen ligase family protein, with amino-acid sequence MVEKQHLSPATILTGAVLILAAAAFPSDDARFTFAQGRVWLAILTLIAIMLLHLTRWQEVCQAVRVLFNRERPFNGALLVWWTCVLLSDLSAPNALLALKGSAWGQMGGGQLGLCVALFYLGQLARLEDRHWRVLGGGLGVMVVLALFEAVGLRPLFWLPTAEPYPATTIGQRGHLAGLFAAAAGFAAYRRAFSSLVLAGLGLALCNNTSALIAYIGVVLLALLMERGRDWRALGGALAVTVGAFLAVPSLTKATCTALKQPACISTKKIGVSDAPSLGVRLQFWQASWGMILERPLLGWGDEQYEARWLNYLPVEEQRRMIEAISGVPNDAKLMGTFPDYFYVSPSKGMGLVNVSNIHPHNVYVEELQNHGVVGFLLLGSFTILLLRANRRIVLVLSGYGIYLAAWFFLFAVLPIYALLLGTIVTSSLPTSLRQEVCSV; translated from the coding sequence ATGGTCGAAAAACAGCATCTTTCCCCTGCCACCATCCTGACGGGAGCGGTGCTTATTCTGGCGGCAGCCGCCTTCCCCTCCGACGATGCCCGCTTCACTTTTGCTCAAGGCCGAGTCTGGCTGGCCATCCTGACTTTGATCGCCATCATGCTTCTTCACCTCACCCGGTGGCAGGAAGTGTGTCAGGCGGTCCGGGTCCTTTTCAACCGGGAACGGCCTTTCAACGGGGCATTGCTGGTCTGGTGGACATGCGTTTTGCTCAGCGACCTGTCGGCCCCCAATGCCCTGCTCGCTCTCAAAGGCTCCGCTTGGGGGCAGATGGGCGGTGGGCAACTGGGCCTGTGCGTGGCGCTGTTTTATCTGGGACAACTCGCCAGGCTGGAGGACCGGCACTGGCGGGTTCTGGGGGGCGGGCTGGGCGTGATGGTCGTGCTGGCCCTGTTTGAAGCGGTGGGCCTCCGCCCACTGTTCTGGCTGCCAACGGCGGAACCTTACCCGGCGACCACCATCGGTCAGCGCGGACATCTCGCTGGCCTCTTTGCCGCAGCGGCTGGTTTTGCCGCCTACCGTCGCGCTTTCTCAAGCTTGGTGCTGGCTGGCCTGGGCCTGGCCCTGTGTAACAACACCAGTGCGCTCATTGCTTATATAGGTGTTGTTCTGCTGGCATTGCTGATGGAACGGGGAAGGGACTGGCGGGCTTTAGGTGGCGCTCTTGCAGTAACTGTCGGGGCTTTCTTAGCTGTGCCGAGCCTCACCAAAGCGACTTGCACGGCTCTGAAACAACCTGCCTGCATCTCGACCAAGAAGATCGGCGTCTCCGACGCCCCGTCCCTTGGTGTTCGCCTGCAGTTCTGGCAAGCCAGCTGGGGGATGATCTTAGAGCGGCCCTTGCTGGGCTGGGGAGATGAGCAGTACGAGGCCCGCTGGTTGAATTACCTTCCAGTCGAAGAACAAAGGCGCATGATAGAAGCCATAAGCGGCGTGCCCAACGACGCGAAACTCATGGGCACGTTCCCGGATTATTTCTATGTGTCGCCCAGCAAGGGCATGGGCCTCGTCAACGTCTCCAACATTCACCCACATAACGTATACGTAGAAGAACTTCAGAATCACGGTGTCGTGGGATTCCTGCTGTTGGGCAGCTTCACCATTTTGCTGCTGCGTGCGAATCGGCGGATTGTCCTCGTGCTCAGTGGGTACGGTATTTACCTGGCAGCGTGGTTTTTCTTGTTTGCCGTGCTCCCCATCTATGCTCTTCTGCTGGGCACCATCGTGACGTCCAGTTTGCCCACATCGTTACGACAGGAGGTATGTTCGGTATGA
- a CDS encoding replicative DNA helicase, producing MPPHSNDAEISVLGSVLLDNDTLAALGDTVTPEMFYREGHRKIFAAMRRLQEQREPVDLVTLTEHLRVSGDLDNVGGIPYLIGLSEQVPTAAYAEHYARIVQEKHTLRQLIQASGKAMQLAYEQQLPLEDLLDKAEKMIFEVAEQKKKGEAFQAMNEVVSDTFEYITLLHANKGIPDGVSSGFRDLDEQISGLQKGSLNVLAARPSMGKTAFALSIAQNVALRGEKTVAVFSLEMPAVQLALRMLCSEARVDMNRIRSGHLNERDFERLAHAAGRLAEAPMVIDDEPDLTLNALRSKLRRIAAQHGQLGLVVIDYLQLMSGGKSSGGSDNRQQEISTISRGLKGLARELEVPVIVLSQLSRAVEQRPNHRPMLSDLRECVTGDTLVMLADGRRVPIRELVGQTPEVLAMAEGGRVVAAQSDLVWEVGPRPVLKVTTRSGRTLRATGGHRVYRLGGWVTLGEVSVGDRVALARRVPEPVASQAAWSQQEAGLLGQLIGDGSFLKGQPLRYATASEENSAFVAAAAAELGSTVTRYAGRGQWHQLLISGNGTRWQAAGVGAWLKGLGVSGQRSHEKRLPVAAFRQPLPVVAALLRHLWATDGCIHVRETGGGSRVYFATCSGGLARDVAALLLRFGIVARLRVLHGEGRPLWNVDVSGTADQLAFLERVGTFGPRRAAGEQLRALLENRVGNTNVDTLPTEVWQRVGATMQGRGLSQRQMAAARGTSYGGTSHFRFAPSRATVLDYAEHLEDEVLREWAQSDLYWDEIVSIEPAGEETVYDLTVPGPASWLADGLVSHNSGAIEQDADIVMFIYRDEYYNKETDQQGIAEIIIGKQRNGPVGTVKLQFHSAHVRFNDLAPEGM from the coding sequence GTGCCGCCGCACAGCAACGACGCCGAAATCAGCGTGCTGGGCAGCGTTCTTCTGGACAACGACACCCTCGCCGCTCTGGGCGACACGGTGACGCCCGAGATGTTCTACCGCGAGGGCCACCGCAAGATTTTCGCCGCCATGCGCCGCCTTCAGGAGCAGCGCGAGCCGGTGGACCTCGTGACCCTCACCGAGCATCTGCGCGTGTCGGGCGACCTCGACAACGTGGGCGGCATTCCGTACCTCATCGGCCTGTCCGAGCAGGTGCCCACCGCCGCCTATGCCGAGCACTACGCCCGCATCGTGCAGGAAAAACACACCCTCCGGCAGCTCATTCAGGCGTCGGGCAAGGCCATGCAACTCGCCTACGAGCAGCAATTGCCCCTCGAAGACCTGCTGGACAAGGCCGAAAAGATGATTTTCGAGGTCGCCGAGCAGAAGAAAAAGGGCGAGGCGTTCCAGGCCATGAACGAGGTCGTCTCGGACACGTTCGAGTACATCACCCTGCTGCACGCCAACAAGGGCATTCCCGACGGCGTGAGCAGCGGCTTTCGTGACCTCGACGAACAGATTTCGGGGTTGCAGAAAGGCAGCCTGAACGTGCTGGCGGCTCGGCCGAGTATGGGAAAAACCGCGTTCGCCCTGTCCATCGCCCAGAATGTCGCCCTGCGCGGCGAAAAGACGGTGGCGGTCTTCAGTCTGGAAATGCCCGCCGTGCAGCTCGCCCTGCGCATGCTGTGCAGCGAGGCGCGGGTGGACATGAACCGAATTCGCTCCGGACACCTCAACGAGCGCGATTTCGAGCGGCTGGCCCACGCCGCCGGGCGGCTGGCCGAAGCGCCGATGGTCATCGACGACGAACCCGACCTCACCCTCAACGCCCTGCGCTCCAAGCTCCGCCGGATTGCTGCGCAGCACGGACAACTCGGGCTGGTCGTCATCGACTACCTGCAGCTGATGTCGGGCGGCAAATCGTCGGGCGGCTCAGACAACCGCCAGCAGGAAATCAGCACCATTTCGCGTGGCCTCAAGGGGCTGGCGCGTGAGCTGGAGGTGCCGGTCATCGTGCTCTCGCAGCTGTCGCGTGCGGTGGAGCAGCGGCCCAACCACAGGCCGATGCTGTCGGACCTGCGCGAGTGCGTGACGGGTGACACCCTGGTGATGCTGGCCGACGGGCGGCGCGTGCCGATTCGTGAACTGGTCGGCCAGACCCCCGAAGTGCTGGCGATGGCCGAGGGCGGGCGCGTGGTGGCGGCCCAGAGCGACCTGGTGTGGGAAGTCGGCCCCAGACCCGTGCTGAAGGTCACGACCCGCAGCGGGCGCACCCTGCGGGCGACGGGCGGGCACCGCGTCTACCGGCTGGGCGGCTGGGTCACGCTGGGCGAGGTGAGCGTGGGCGACAGGGTCGCTCTGGCGCGGCGCGTCCCTGAACCCGTCGCTTCGCAGGCCGCCTGGAGCCAGCAGGAAGCCGGGCTGCTCGGTCAGCTCATCGGGGACGGCAGTTTCCTGAAGGGCCAGCCGCTGCGCTATGCCACCGCCAGCGAGGAAAACAGCGCCTTTGTCGCCGCCGCCGCTGCCGAACTCGGCTCGACCGTCACGCGGTACGCCGGGCGGGGGCAGTGGCATCAGCTTCTGATTTCCGGCAACGGCACCCGCTGGCAGGCGGCGGGCGTGGGCGCGTGGCTCAAGGGCCTGGGTGTCTCCGGGCAGAGGTCGCACGAGAAGCGCTTGCCTGTCGCCGCTTTCCGGCAGCCGCTTCCCGTCGTCGCTGCGCTGCTCCGGCACCTCTGGGCCACCGACGGCTGCATTCATGTGCGTGAAACGGGCGGCGGCAGCCGGGTCTACTTCGCGACCTGTAGCGGGGGGCTGGCGCGGGACGTGGCGGCGCTGCTGCTGCGTTTCGGCATCGTGGCCCGTCTGCGGGTACTGCACGGCGAGGGCCGTCCGCTGTGGAACGTGGACGTTTCGGGCACGGCCGACCAACTCGCCTTTCTGGAACGGGTCGGCACCTTCGGCCCCCGCCGGGCAGCGGGCGAACAACTGCGTGCCCTGCTGGAAAACCGCGTGGGCAACACCAACGTGGACACCTTGCCCACCGAGGTCTGGCAGCGCGTGGGGGCGACCATGCAGGGGCGCGGCCTGTCGCAGCGGCAGATGGCGGCGGCGCGGGGGACGAGCTACGGCGGCACTTCGCACTTTCGCTTCGCGCCTTCGCGGGCCACGGTGCTGGACTACGCCGAACATCTCGAAGACGAAGTGCTGCGCGAGTGGGCACAGAGCGACCTGTACTGGGACGAAATCGTCAGCATCGAACCGGCAGGCGAGGAAACCGTGTACGACCTCACCGTTCCTGGCCCCGCGTCCTGGCTGGCCGACGGTCTGGTCAGCCACAACTCGGGGGCCATCGAGCAGGACGCCGACATCGTGATGTTCATCTACCGCGACGAGTACTACAACAAGGAAACCGACCAGCAGGGCATTGCCGAAATCATCATCGGCAAGCAGAGAAACGGCCCGGTGGGAACGGTCAAGCTTCAATTTCACAGCGCACACGTCCGTTTCAACGACCTGGCGCCGGAGGGGATGTAA
- a CDS encoding glycerophosphodiester phosphodiesterase — MPLLLGHRGSPHEHRENTLAGFQAALDAGLDGIELDVRRLGDGTLAVHHDAALRGGPVLAGLTRAELPTWVPTLPDVLAWAAETGAYLNIELKWEAWAPDDRVARTLGSIRAHGLSRRVLLSSFHPLLLRAARELAPDVERGLLYHRPYRSGPLNLPEVVGRWVDCAALHPHHTLIDRDLLALARRRGWRVNAWTVNEEAEVQRLAALGVEGLIGDVPAHLLTARRGRK; from the coding sequence ATGCCCCTGCTGCTCGGTCACCGAGGTTCCCCGCACGAACACCGCGAAAACACCCTGGCCGGGTTTCAGGCCGCCCTAGACGCCGGTCTGGACGGCATCGAACTCGACGTGCGCCGCCTGGGCGACGGCACGCTGGCCGTGCATCACGACGCCGCCCTGCGGGGTGGGCCGGTGCTGGCCGGGCTGACCCGCGCCGAGTTGCCGACGTGGGTGCCCACCCTGCCCGACGTGCTGGCCTGGGCCGCTGAAACGGGGGCTTACCTCAACATAGAACTCAAATGGGAAGCGTGGGCGCCCGACGACCGCGTGGCCCGCACCCTGGGCAGCATCCGGGCGCACGGCCTGTCGCGCCGCGTCCTCCTGAGCAGCTTTCACCCGCTGCTGCTGCGGGCGGCCCGCGAGCTGGCCCCGGACGTGGAGCGTGGCCTGCTGTACCACCGGCCCTACCGCTCCGGCCCGCTGAACCTGCCGGAGGTGGTGGGCCGCTGGGTGGACTGCGCGGCGCTGCATCCCCACCACACGCTGATTGACCGTGACCTGCTGGCCCTGGCGCGGCGGCGGGGCTGGCGGGTGAACGCCTGGACCGTCAACGAGGAGGCCGAGGTGCAGCGGCTCGCGGCGCTGGGGGTAGAGGGCCTCATCGGAGACGTGCCCGCACACCTGCTCACCGCCCGCCGGGGGAGAAAATGA
- a CDS encoding pilin, whose amino-acid sequence MKNGTQGFTLIELLIVIAIIGILAAVLIPNLLNARKAANNTAAATMARNAATAGEAYRANGGTLVTSATDCSDATTLNMSGYGANQSVVACKFFQDANATYTATKSSDGKIYTFDGTTVKGPLTTAPASFTGL is encoded by the coding sequence ATGAAGAACGGAACCCAAGGCTTCACCCTGATCGAGCTGCTCATCGTCATCGCCATCATCGGCATCCTGGCCGCCGTGCTGATCCCCAACCTGCTGAACGCCCGCAAGGCCGCCAACAACACCGCCGCCGCCACCATGGCCCGCAACGCGGCCACCGCTGGTGAAGCCTACCGCGCCAACGGTGGCACCCTTGTCACTAGTGCGACTGACTGCTCCGACGCAACGACCTTGAACATGAGCGGTTACGGCGCGAATCAGAGCGTCGTAGCTTGTAAGTTCTTCCAAGACGCTAACGCTACTTACACGGCCACCAAGAGCAGCGACGGCAAGATCTACACCTTTGATGGCACCACTGTCAAAGGCCCGCTCACCACTGCACCTGCTAGCTTCACTGGCCTGTAA